Within Sorghum bicolor cultivar BTx623 chromosome 2, Sorghum_bicolor_NCBIv3, whole genome shotgun sequence, the genomic segment TAAATACATCCATGAATGATTAGTGGCGGAGCCACTGTCCAACTACATACTCTGGGCAGGCAGCCTGGCTTATCGATGGAGTTATAAAAGAAAAGTTCCTTTGTATCAAAGAAGAAGAACATTATAATTTGTCCGGGCTTCTAAAAATATATTTGGCTGTCACACTGTCCATTATCATGTAAGGCCACTTACTGTTAACAGCATATGCTTAGGATAATTATAAGCAGGATCTGGATTTGGATAACAATGCACCATGAGCGGCGTTATTCTTCATCGCTCACAAGAAATTAGCGAAGAGGAGTGTTCTTTACAGTTCAGAGTTTCCACGACACAACAAAAGTTGTGTTTAATGTATCCagtacaaaaagaaaaagaaactttCCAAATTAAACTTGTCCAACAATAGTAATGCATCCAtttactttgatatatttaaCTAAAAGATAATTTACTAATAATGAAGAAACATATGGAGCACACTGTTTTTTTTCTTGACGCTATGTGAAGAAGTCAATGCCACAAAATATTATAATGCTTTGTGTCTTTATATGAAAATGTTAGCTCATCATATACATCCGTCGTCACTATTTCTTAAAcataatttaataaaaaataatttatttgaTGCTGTACGTCCGAAAATGACTTATGGGGTGGGGTACTTTTCAAGTGGCCACAATACTTTTGTTCCCGGACAGATATGGTCAAACTGGGTAGGACAGTTGATGGTGGGATGAGACGGATATCATGCTTTTAGCAGTTTCGTTATGGTCCTTTTCCTCTACAATATGGTCCACAGAATATAGGTGTAAATAATTTTTGGTGGAATATCCACATCATTATGATATGATTCCTTTCTTCCATGAACAActaataattataataatcataATCCTCGAATATAGAGAAGTATACAATAATCATAACCTCCATACACTggatatttttaataatttacttGTGCAATAATAATATTCAAAAAATTAAACTGGATATTTTATATAGCCACGTGGACGAAAAAATGAGCAGCAAAACGTTCGAAAAGGAGGTCATCAAGACTCGTTGTCTCATGATGAGAGCAAACGCCGTTCTTCATCAACTGCACAAACCTCACCCAAGGTACGGTTCACCTAAAAGCTTCTATTTTTAACTCTACAATTAGTTGTATCTAAAAGAAAGACTGGAATAATTAATTTTAAAGGTCGTTACTCTCTGTTTGTAATATATAGTCTCAGAGATCACCGAGACACGAACAACCCCTGAGCTACAACAGGCTTCACACTGAGGAGAGAGCAATAAGGCGGGCTGGCTACAATTATCAGGTTAATTAATTACATACTGATAATAAAGATTTATTCTAGCTAATTATATACCACCAAATTTAAGTCAAATTAAGAAACTAACTTGTGAGGGGGGCATGCATGTCTTGCTTCCGGCCAGGTTGCAAGCAAGATAAATACCCAGGAAATCATTCGCAGATTTGAAGAGAAGCTTGCACaggtactctctctctctctctctctctctcgctgaaATGCTCATATGTATGGCTGTACCGAAGTAtgtatttttaaacacaaaataaattttgtgtgtgcatgtatatatgcagTTGATGGAGGAGCGCGAGATAAAGCTGATGAGGAAGGAGATGGTTCCCAAGGCTCAACTTATGCCAGTATTTGACAAGCCATTCCACCCACAAAGGCAATTATTATACTATATAATATATGAGCACATATATCGTGAACTCCACATATGATTGAGCTTGTTAGAAGATAGATAGCTAGACATCATCAATAATTGGCTTGGTTCACCAAATCTTCATTAATAATCAGCTGAAGCGAATATGAGGAACAGGAAAGTGcaaaaattaataaatactAAAAGAAGGCAGACATTAGACAAGTTCTATCCTTTTTGGATGGTAGTTGTTCTAGGTACACAAATTAATTAGAGAGTAATGCATTGAATTCCAAGTTTCCAACTGGGGACAAATAAGATAAACTCGATCTACAATGATCAGCAGGAATGATTATTGTATTTTGAAGATGAATTTTCTATTAGCACGTATTCCAGCCTCAAAACGTTATCAacaatataataatatatatttacgttgctgatcttgtcacaaaattttttttgcatatatgccttgttaattgaatatatatatacgaAACAATTCAAATTAGTCAATTGCTGGATGCGTCCAACTATTATTAAAGCCTATATATGTAACTTCAGTTACTTTTTTTACTGTATGGACGTGCAGGTCGACGAGGCCTCTGACGGTGCCAAAGGAGCCAAGTTTCCTGAGGCTGAAATGCTGCATCGGTGGAGAGTTCCATCGCCATTTTTGCTACAATGGAGCCAATAATAAGGCCATCAAGTAgtccatatatacatgcagaAAATACACCTGTGCCTATACAAGTACAAGACGAATTGAAGTATTTTTGCCGTTGCACAATGAGAGCCTACATAAGTTCAATACAatccacacaagcatgcatgcatAAATAGCAGTGTCCTCCCACATGTACGCACGAATTTTCACGTAGCACACA encodes:
- the LOC8064679 gene encoding protein TPX2, whose product is MAREMEKPRKATSSPNKSSTNHTGPKSPVRNGGGSPPHKKNTTEPRGRKNEQQNVRKGGHQDSLSHDESKRRSSSTAQTSPKSQRSPRHEQPLSYNRLHTEERAIRRAGYNYQVASKINTQEIIRRFEEKLAQLMEEREIKLMRKEMVPKAQLMPVFDKPFHPQRSTRPLTVPKEPSFLRLKCCIGGEFHRHFCYNGANNKAIK